Proteins encoded by one window of Rhodamnia argentea isolate NSW1041297 chromosome 6, ASM2092103v1, whole genome shotgun sequence:
- the LOC115741529 gene encoding uncharacterized protein LOC115741529 codes for MGNCQAIDAATLVIQHPCGKAEKLYWPVCAGEIMKMNPGHYVALLISTAVCPPPQPPHKNAALAKEKCSAAAAPAAAADNNSVRVTRIKLLRPTDTLALGQVYRLITAKEVMKVLSAKKHAKMRKGQHDIKVEHEEKLSSSGLEIIAPRRSDSSDPRKENQVARHERHRQKTSTASSNSAVNRPRTWQPKLQSISEAAS; via the exons atggggaatTGCCAGGCCATTGATGCGGCGACACTGGTGATCCAGCACCCATGTGGGAAGGCAGAGAAGTTGTACTGGCCCGTTTGCGCCGGCGAGATCATGAAGATGAACCCCGGCCACTACGTGGCTCTCCTAATCTCCACCGCCGTGTGTCCGCCGCCGCAACCACCTCATAAGAACGCTGCTCTTGCCAAAGAGAAATGctctgccgccgccgcccccgcaGCTGCGGCCGATAACAATTCTGTCCGCGTGACCCGCATTAAGCTTCTCCGGCCAACGGATACTCTTGCTCTTGGCCAAGTTTATAGGCTCATCACTGCCAAAG AGGTTATGAAGGTTTTATCGGCTAAGAAGCATGCAAAGATGAGGAAGGGCCAGCATGACATCAAGGTGGAGCATGAGGAGAAGCTGTCTTCATCTGGGTTGGAGATAATAGCACCGAGGAGATCTGATTCATCTGACCCAAGGAAAGAAAACCAG GTGGCGAGACATGAAAGACACAGGCAGAAGACAAGTACGGCCTCAAGTAATTCAGCTGTTAACAGGCCAAGAACGTGGCAACCCAAGTTACAGAGCATCTCTGAGGCAGCAAGCTGA
- the LOC115741530 gene encoding LIM domain-containing protein WLIM1-like has product MATVFAGTTQKCKACDKTVYLVDQLTADNKVFHKACFRCHHCKGTLKLSNYCSFEGVLYCKPHFNQLFKMTGSLDKSFEGTPKTVNRSADQGHSNAKVSSMFAGTQDKCVSCKKTAYPIEKVVVDGTSYHKACFRCTHGGCVISPSNYVAHEHRLYCRHHHNQLFKEKGNFSQLDSHEETTA; this is encoded by the exons ATGGCAACGGTATTTGCAGGGACGACCCAGAAGTGCAAGGCCTGTGATAAGACCGTGTATCTGGTTGATCAGCTCACTGCTGATAACAAGGTCTTCCATAAGGCCTGCTTCAGATGCCACCATTGCAAGGGCACTctcaag TTGAGTAACTATTGCTCTTTCGAGGGTGTATTATATTGCAAGCCGCATTTCAATCAGCTCTTTAAGATGACTGGGAGCTTGGATAAAAGTTTTGAAG GCACTCCAAAAACTGTCAATAGATCTGCTGATCAG GGCCATAGTAATGCCAAAGTCTCGAGTATGTTTGCTGGAACTCAAGACAAGTGTGTTTCTTGCAAGAAGACTGCTTATCCCATTGAAAAG GTGGTTGTTGATGGCACATCGTATCACAAAGCATGCTTCAGGTGTACTCACGGCGGTTGCGTAATCAGTCCATCAAACTATGTAGCCCATGAGCACCGTCTCTACTGCAGGCACCACCACAATCAGCTATTCAAGGAGAAAGGAAACTTCAGTCAGCTCGACAGCCATGAAGAAACAACAGCCTAA
- the LOC115741534 gene encoding succinate dehydrogenase subunit 7A, mitochondrial-like — protein MAFLLNKTNTVLPHLRSRPQRTEDALALSRRGFHVEPGPREKALLAPDPVLSRFKSHKKGVKRLKRIGDVLTIVVVAGCCYEIYVKAVMREEAREEARKQGSTASENA, from the exons ATGGCTTTCTTGCTCAACAAAACCAACACCGTTCTCCCTCATCTCCGATCTCGTCCTCAG CGGACGGAGGATGCCCTCGCGCTGTCGCGTCGTGGATTCCACGTCGAACCAGGGCCTCGCGAGAAAGCC CTTCTAGCACCAGATCCAGTTCTAAGCCGTTTCAAGTCACATAAGAAGGGTGTAAAGCGTTTGAAAAGAATTGGAGATGTCCTCACAATTGTTGTCGTTGCTG GATGCTGCTATGAGATCTATGTGAAAGCTGTGATGAGAGAAGAAGCTCGAGAAGAAGCTCGAAAACAGGGGAGTACTGCTAGTGAAAATGCTTAG